One part of the Hydrogenobacter sp. T-2 genome encodes these proteins:
- the rimM gene encoding ribosome maturation factor RimM (Essential for efficient processing of 16S rRNA) — protein sequence MHREEFVNEENHYVVIGKVLDTYGLRGELKVQTYLDKKHWSKIKRLFLKRKGGDYVPFVVEYSKPHGKDYLILKFEGFRRLEEVESFSGAKIFLPKGELPKRRRGEYYYFELEGLEVFTESGRYMGKVSGVVEQKPYDLLEIDEGRLYIPFVSALVKEVKLEEGRLIVSDILAEL from the coding sequence ATGCACAGGGAAGAGTTCGTAAATGAGGAAAATCATTATGTGGTAATAGGTAAGGTGCTTGACACATACGGGCTTAGAGGCGAGCTAAAGGTGCAGACATATTTAGACAAGAAGCATTGGTCAAAGATAAAAAGGCTCTTTCTAAAGCGTAAAGGTGGGGATTACGTGCCTTTTGTTGTGGAATACTCAAAACCACATGGAAAGGACTATTTAATCTTAAAGTTTGAGGGTTTTAGAAGGCTTGAGGAAGTAGAGTCCTTTAGCGGAGCAAAGATTTTTCTACCTAAGGGAGAGCTTCCCAAGAGAAGAAGGGGAGAATACTATTACTTTGAGCTTGAAGGCTTAGAGGTTTTTACAGAAAGTGGAAGGTATATGGGAAAAGTTTCAGGAGTTGTAGAACAAAAGCCCTATGACCTTTTGGAGATAGACGAAGGGAGGCTCTACATACCCTTTGTGTCTGCATTGGTTAAGGAGGTAAAGTTAGAGGAAGGAAGGTTAATAGTAAGCGATATCTTGGCAGAACTCTAA
- a CDS encoding NifU family protein, with amino-acid sequence MAMPTWEEVEAVLDEIRPALRFDGGDVELVDIKDDGTVLVRMVGACSGCGMSVLTLKAGIERALKNKFPEIKEVKDVNMDIPMTFGF; translated from the coding sequence ATGGCAATGCCCACTTGGGAAGAGGTAGAAGCAGTCCTTGATGAAATAAGACCAGCCCTTAGATTTGATGGTGGAGATGTTGAGCTTGTAGACATAAAAGATGATGGCACTGTGCTTGTTAGAATGGTGGGAGCTTGCTCAGGCTGTGGCATGTCTGTGCTTACCCTAAAGGCAGGCATAGAGAGAGCCCTCAAGAACAAGTTCCCAGAAATAAAAGAGGTCAAGGATGTAAACATGGATATTCCTATGACCTTTGGATTTTGA
- a CDS encoding copper chaperone PCu(A)C: MKKVLLGSLFLAGLSLAQPKIEVKDAWVREVPPTSKMSAAYMVIENKGREADKLVDASNNVSEITELHETVEGRMRRVKAIEIPAGGKVELKPGGLHVMLINLKKPLKEGDTVELTLKFEKSGEVKVQAPVRKGMGGHMHRHGH; this comes from the coding sequence ATGAAAAAAGTTCTTCTTGGAAGCCTTTTCTTGGCAGGACTTAGCCTTGCTCAGCCAAAGATTGAAGTGAAAGACGCATGGGTTAGGGAAGTTCCTCCCACCTCTAAGATGTCCGCTGCCTATATGGTTATCGAGAACAAAGGGAGAGAAGCGGACAAGCTCGTAGATGCGTCCAACAACGTTTCTGAGATAACCGAACTCCACGAAACCGTGGAAGGTAGAATGAGGAGAGTTAAAGCCATAGAGATTCCTGCAGGTGGAAAGGTAGAGTTAAAGCCCGGTGGTCTTCATGTTATGCTTATAAACCTCAAAAAGCCTCTCAAAGAAGGCGATACGGTTGAGCTCACTCTCAAGTTTGAAAAGTCTGGAGAGGTTAAAGTCCAGGCACCTGTAAGAAAAGGCATGGGTGGGCATATGCACAGGCATGGACATTGA
- a CDS encoding Mrp/NBP35 family ATP-binding protein encodes MAVKDIMEALRDEMVNNSRLSELVKDIKLIGRTLEIVYRLPQRGLEEDIVEKTRNALERVPDVEDVKVRFVEDIPAQPVMGAPAFTRRRVPGIKHLIAVGSGKGGVGKSTVSANLALALSKLGYRVGLLDADIYGPSIPTIMGVKGERVHVDESNRIIPIEKYGIKLLSIGFLLPSEDTPVIWRGPMLMKALTQFLFDVNWGELDYLILDLPPGTGDVQLTLAQNVHMGGAVVVTTPQDVALADVKKAVAMFKEVQIPILGVIENMAYFVCPDSGKKYYIFGKGRVAEFATTYGLKILGSIPIDPELAETSDLGVPVVESHPDSDTARAFISIAKLISDITERR; translated from the coding sequence ATGGCGGTAAAGGATATTATGGAAGCCCTAAGGGACGAAATGGTTAACAACTCACGGCTCTCCGAGTTAGTTAAAGATATAAAACTCATAGGAAGAACACTTGAGATAGTATACAGGCTACCTCAAAGGGGGCTTGAAGAGGATATCGTAGAAAAGACAAGAAATGCCCTTGAGAGGGTGCCAGATGTGGAGGATGTAAAGGTCAGGTTTGTGGAGGACATTCCCGCACAGCCTGTTATGGGTGCACCTGCCTTTACCAGAAGAAGGGTACCAGGCATAAAACACCTTATCGCAGTTGGTAGTGGAAAGGGTGGTGTGGGTAAGTCTACCGTTTCAGCAAACCTTGCCCTTGCTCTTTCAAAGCTCGGATATAGGGTTGGTCTTTTGGATGCGGACATATACGGACCCAGTATTCCTACTATAATGGGTGTAAAGGGCGAAAGGGTGCATGTGGACGAAAGCAATAGGATAATACCCATAGAAAAGTATGGAATAAAACTGCTTTCTATAGGTTTTTTGCTCCCCTCCGAGGACACGCCAGTTATATGGCGTGGTCCCATGCTTATGAAGGCACTCACGCAGTTTCTCTTTGACGTAAATTGGGGTGAACTTGACTACCTTATCCTTGACCTCCCACCTGGAACAGGAGATGTTCAGCTTACCCTTGCTCAAAACGTGCATATGGGTGGTGCGGTGGTGGTGACCACTCCTCAGGATGTGGCTTTGGCAGATGTGAAAAAGGCGGTAGCCATGTTCAAAGAGGTTCAGATACCCATTCTGGGCGTCATAGAAAATATGGCTTACTTTGTATGCCCCGATAGCGGCAAGAAATATTACATCTTTGGAAAGGGTAGGGTGGCAGAGTTTGCCACCACCTACGGGCTTAAGATACTTGGTTCAATACCCATTGACCCAGAGCTTGCGGAGACTTCTGACCTGGGAGTGCCGGTGGTGGAAAGCCACCCAGACTCAGACACCGCAAGGGCTTTTATAAGCATAGCAAAGCTAATTAGCGACATAACAGAAAGGAGGTAA
- a CDS encoding DNA-methyltransferase → MKIELDKVYHGDCIEIMKQLPDECVDLIFADPPFNIGVRYDKWKDNLKYEEYLQWSESWLKEAYRLLKKNGSIYVAIGDEFAAELAIILKRLGLYMRNWIIWYYTFGQHQKKKFTRSHTHILYYTKHKSHFTFNADAIRVPSARQTVYKDRRANPKGRIPDDVWTFPRVCGTFKERVGNHPCQMPTALLERIILASSNPGDIVLDPFGGTGTTAVVAKRLGRHFITIELSEQYYSTIIERLNMEDAKKFIKKDIKGLFDSLYEFSNT, encoded by the coding sequence ATGAAGATAGAATTAGATAAGGTTTATCATGGAGACTGCATAGAAATAATGAAACAGCTTCCTGACGAATGCGTAGACCTTATATTTGCAGATCCACCCTTCAATATAGGTGTAAGATACGATAAATGGAAAGATAACCTTAAATATGAAGAATACCTTCAATGGTCTGAAAGTTGGTTAAAAGAAGCCTACAGACTTTTAAAGAAAAACGGCTCTATATACGTGGCTATAGGAGATGAATTTGCCGCAGAATTGGCTATTATACTGAAAAGGCTTGGGCTTTATATGAGAAATTGGATAATATGGTATTATACCTTCGGTCAACACCAAAAGAAAAAATTTACTCGCTCTCATACGCATATACTATACTATACTAAACATAAGTCCCACTTTACTTTTAACGCTGATGCAATAAGAGTGCCATCCGCAAGGCAGACTGTATACAAGGATAGGAGAGCAAATCCAAAGGGTAGAATTCCTGACGATGTTTGGACATTTCCAAGAGTATGTGGGACTTTTAAAGAGAGAGTTGGTAATCATCCGTGCCAGATGCCTACAGCTTTGCTGGAAAGGATTATATTAGCCAGTTCAAATCCAGGAGACATAGTGCTTGATCCCTTTGGAGGCACAGGAACTACCGCAGTAGTTGCTAAAAGGTTAGGTAGACATTTCATAACTATTGAGTTATCTGAGCAATATTATAGCACCATAATTGAACGGTTAAATATGGAAGATGCCAAAAAATTTATAAAAAAAGACATAAAGGGGTTATTTGATAGTTTGTATGAATTCAGTAATACTTGA
- a CDS encoding type III PLP-dependent enzyme: MLKETIDPLSLQYENARRYFTEFLSQREHLLPYLKPQKTPLLLIDLQGIKSRYIEVKYHFSQFKVYYAVKANDHVDILKTLAELGSGFEVASSEELKKVLELGVKPERIISSNPVKPTDFIAYAYEKGINRFVVDSFTEVDKLTKTAPRSRVYARLVVPNEGSDWPLSKKFGVDVDTALDILEYAQSKGLIPYGITFHVGSQCNNFRNWLIGIKKASELWQKAKLRGLRLQMLNMGGGLPVKYTYEALRIEDIAYYVKGLLQKFMPSLPHELQIEPGRGIVGDQGIMVCRVIGKAKRGEENWLYVDTGVFNGLAEALGGIRYPFYLERGGELKEWTIGGVSCDSMDVVARMVPLPEPEVGDYLYILSAGAYTTVYAADFNGFPEPEVLCL, from the coding sequence ATGCTAAAAGAAACTATAGACCCCTTGTCTTTGCAATACGAAAATGCCCGCAGGTATTTTACGGAATTCCTCTCCCAAAGAGAGCATCTGCTTCCTTACCTAAAGCCCCAGAAAACCCCTCTGCTACTTATAGACCTTCAGGGCATAAAAAGTAGATACATTGAGGTAAAGTATCACTTTTCTCAGTTTAAGGTTTACTATGCGGTGAAGGCTAACGACCATGTGGATATTCTTAAGACCCTTGCAGAGCTTGGCTCTGGTTTTGAGGTGGCTTCCTCAGAGGAGCTAAAAAAAGTCTTAGAGCTTGGAGTAAAGCCAGAAAGGATAATCTCCAGCAACCCCGTAAAGCCTACGGACTTTATAGCCTATGCCTACGAGAAGGGAATAAATAGGTTCGTAGTGGACTCTTTCACAGAAGTAGACAAATTGACAAAGACAGCTCCAAGGTCAAGGGTATACGCAAGGCTTGTGGTTCCAAATGAGGGAAGCGACTGGCCTCTATCAAAGAAGTTTGGTGTTGATGTGGACACAGCCCTTGACATATTGGAATATGCCCAGAGCAAAGGTCTTATTCCTTACGGTATTACCTTCCATGTGGGGTCTCAGTGCAACAACTTTAGAAACTGGCTTATAGGTATAAAGAAAGCCAGTGAGCTTTGGCAGAAGGCAAAACTCAGAGGTCTAAGACTTCAGATGCTCAATATGGGTGGTGGTCTGCCCGTAAAATACACCTACGAAGCCCTTAGGATAGAGGACATAGCTTACTATGTGAAGGGTCTTTTGCAGAAGTTTATGCCTTCACTTCCCCATGAGCTTCAAATTGAGCCAGGAAGAGGTATAGTGGGAGACCAAGGCATAATGGTCTGCAGGGTTATAGGAAAGGCAAAAAGAGGTGAGGAAAACTGGCTTTACGTAGACACGGGAGTCTTTAACGGTCTTGCGGAAGCCCTCGGGGGCATAAGGTATCCATTCTACCTTGAGAGGGGTGGAGAACTAAAGGAGTGGACCATAGGTGGTGTTTCTTGCGATAGCATGGATGTGGTTGCACGCATGGTGCCACTGCCTGAGCCAGAAGTGGGTGATTACCTTTACATTCTCTCTGCAGGAGCTTACACCACCGTATATGCTGCAGACTTTAACGGTTTTCCTGAGCCTGAGGTTCTGTGCCTTTGA
- a CDS encoding superoxide dismutase, with protein sequence MPVHKLEPKNHLKPANLNGISNEQIEPHFEAHYKGYVTKYNEIQEKLADLNFSDRSKANQNYSEFRELKVEETFNYMGVVLHELYFGHLGAKGQPSEALKKKVEEDFGSWDACIQEIKAAGIAFRGWAILGLDIFSGRLVVNGLDAHNVYNYTGLIPLIILDTYEHAYYVDQKNKRPPYIDAFLQNLNWEVINERFDKAMKAYETLKDFVK encoded by the coding sequence ATGCCAGTGCATAAGTTAGAGCCAAAGAACCATCTTAAGCCTGCAAACCTCAATGGCATTTCTAACGAGCAGATTGAACCCCACTTTGAAGCCCACTATAAGGGCTATGTGACTAAATACAACGAGATTCAGGAAAAGCTCGCAGACCTTAACTTCTCTGACAGAAGCAAAGCAAACCAAAACTACTCTGAGTTCAGAGAGCTAAAGGTGGAGGAGACTTTCAATTACATGGGTGTTGTTCTTCATGAGCTTTATTTTGGTCATCTTGGTGCAAAGGGGCAGCCTTCAGAAGCCCTCAAAAAGAAAGTAGAAGAAGACTTTGGCTCTTGGGATGCCTGTATTCAGGAGATAAAGGCAGCAGGTATAGCCTTTAGAGGTTGGGCTATTCTTGGACTTGATATATTCTCTGGCAGGCTTGTGGTAAACGGTCTTGACGCTCACAATGTTTACAACTACACAGGGCTTATTCCTCTCATAATCCTTGATACCTACGAACACGCCTACTATGTTGACCAAAAGAACAAGAGACCTCCATACATTGACGCCTTCCTCCAGAACCTAAACTGGGAAGTTATAAACGAAAGGTTTGATAAGGCTATGAAGGCTTATGAAACCCTCAAGGATTTTGTGAAATAA
- a CDS encoding epoxyqueuosine reductase QueH has product MKILVHICCAPDAVYFLKRLREDYPQSEIVGFFYDPNIHPYEEYRLRFLETERICKELGIELYEGEYDLESWLSAVKGYEDEPERGERCAICFDYRLLRSLQFAKEVGATHLTTTLLMSPKKEFLMLKESGQKVCKGSGIEFLALDYRKGGGTQEMFRLSRELELYHQDYCGCIYGLFKQKKGPVQWDLVSFGGRRPGSKEELSFIKGARLFAEQELGLSCKEWEFGFLNWKVLQGKLEVKGQTIPSLVRPYSPSIRGLLKADPVEKVGRVIYYNKGGLRVILTEGLRDEPLEFFDNLCSPTFLVPKEYEEILLGNRVSAELQTEINPDKSLILLIGSLDAKDIAYLPADTLQDGTGISLEGLREFLRKEQRDIALGRKAYLLVGASTLGNPGVRYFEERTGKKVRSFLCSQTS; this is encoded by the coding sequence ATGAAAATTTTAGTCCATATATGCTGTGCACCTGATGCGGTTTACTTTCTAAAAAGGCTGAGAGAAGACTATCCGCAGTCTGAGATAGTGGGCTTTTTCTACGATCCGAATATACACCCCTATGAAGAGTATAGGCTTAGGTTTTTGGAGACCGAAAGGATATGTAAGGAGCTTGGTATTGAGCTATATGAGGGCGAATACGACTTGGAGAGTTGGCTTTCTGCGGTAAAAGGCTATGAGGATGAACCAGAGAGGGGCGAAAGATGTGCCATATGTTTTGATTACCGGCTCCTCAGAAGTCTCCAGTTTGCCAAGGAGGTGGGTGCCACGCATTTGACAACTACCTTGCTTATGAGTCCAAAGAAGGAGTTTCTTATGCTAAAAGAGAGCGGGCAAAAGGTGTGCAAAGGCTCAGGCATTGAGTTCTTGGCTTTGGACTATCGCAAGGGTGGTGGCACTCAGGAGATGTTCAGGCTTTCAAGGGAGTTGGAGCTATACCATCAGGACTACTGCGGATGTATATATGGACTTTTTAAGCAGAAGAAGGGTCCAGTGCAGTGGGATTTGGTCTCCTTTGGCGGCAGAAGACCGGGAAGCAAGGAGGAGCTGAGCTTTATAAAAGGAGCAAGGCTCTTTGCGGAACAGGAGCTTGGGCTTTCTTGCAAGGAGTGGGAATTTGGCTTTCTCAATTGGAAGGTTTTGCAAGGAAAACTTGAAGTCAAGGGTCAGACAATTCCATCCCTTGTAAGACCCTACTCCCCCTCCATAAGAGGTCTCTTAAAGGCAGACCCAGTGGAAAAGGTAGGAAGGGTCATATACTACAACAAGGGTGGGCTAAGGGTAATTTTGACAGAAGGCTTGAGAGACGAACCTCTTGAGTTTTTTGATAATCTCTGCAGTCCTACCTTTCTTGTTCCAAAGGAATATGAGGAAATACTCTTAGGAAACAGAGTCTCTGCGGAGCTTCAAACAGAGATAAACCCAGATAAGTCTCTTATTTTGCTTATAGGTAGTTTGGATGCAAAGGACATAGCTTACCTGCCTGCGGACACCCTGCAGGATGGCACAGGGATAAGTCTGGAAGGTTTAAGGGAGTTTCTAAGAAAAGAGCAAAGGGACATAGCCTTGGGAAGAAAAGCCTACCTCTTGGTTGGTGCAAGCACTCTCGGAAACCCCGGAGTGAGATACTTTGAAGAGAGAACTGGTAAAAAGGTTAGAAGTTTTCTGTGTAGTCAAACCTCTTAG
- the lpdA gene encoding dihydrolipoyl dehydrogenase — protein MYDLVIVGAGSGGYEGALYAHRRGMKVALVELSPETVGGNCLNRGCIPSKYMRHGAYMLDKFQKLPEYGIFLKGYDLNMQRLKKGREKVVLTIRENFKKFAEHLKIPIFYGKGVLKDANTVVVGPEGIELKAKYILLATGSSTASVGDLVPDGRYIFDTDQIWSLEDFPKRILILGGGAVGVEFAYIFRMYGSEVVLVELKDRLLPSADIPEESSRYLARKLKKIGVDIRLKTTLKGWEVAGSQVKAFLSDDSEVQADLILLGVGRKPNTEGIGLEQLGIEKDSKGFVKVNQFCQTNIPNIYACGDITSPLMLAHKSMYEAKVAISHILGDKDTVRNERLVPKIIYSAYEIASVGLTEDQAEEEGYEVKVGVVSFVPNPKAMDDGENEGFVRLVASEDGKILGCHILGPHAGELLHQVLHLMKADLGVDFLSKAMYSHPSLSESIVQAGMEVHFGPITWAKRH, from the coding sequence ATGTATGACCTTGTCATTGTGGGTGCGGGTAGTGGTGGCTACGAGGGTGCACTATACGCACACAGAAGAGGTATGAAGGTTGCCCTTGTGGAGCTAAGTCCAGAAACGGTGGGAGGGAACTGTTTAAATAGAGGGTGTATACCTTCCAAGTATATGAGGCACGGTGCTTATATGTTGGATAAATTTCAAAAACTCCCAGAGTATGGAATATTTCTCAAGGGCTATGACCTAAACATGCAAAGGCTCAAAAAGGGAAGGGAGAAGGTTGTGCTTACCATAAGGGAAAACTTTAAAAAGTTTGCGGAGCATCTGAAGATTCCCATATTCTATGGCAAAGGTGTTCTCAAGGATGCTAACACTGTAGTGGTTGGACCCGAAGGAATTGAGCTAAAGGCAAAGTATATCCTTTTGGCTACTGGGTCATCTACTGCATCTGTTGGCGACCTTGTGCCTGACGGAAGGTATATCTTTGACACAGACCAAATATGGTCTTTGGAGGATTTTCCAAAAAGAATTCTTATATTAGGCGGTGGTGCGGTTGGCGTGGAGTTCGCCTACATATTTAGGATGTATGGCTCTGAGGTGGTCTTGGTGGAGCTAAAAGACAGACTTTTGCCCTCTGCGGACATACCAGAGGAGTCCTCCCGCTATCTTGCCAGAAAGCTGAAGAAGATAGGTGTAGATATAAGGCTCAAAACCACGCTCAAAGGCTGGGAAGTAGCAGGCTCGCAGGTGAAGGCTTTTCTTTCCGATGACTCTGAAGTTCAAGCAGACCTTATCTTGCTTGGCGTAGGAAGAAAACCCAACACAGAAGGCATAGGTCTTGAACAATTAGGTATTGAAAAGGATTCAAAAGGCTTTGTGAAGGTAAACCAGTTTTGTCAAACAAACATACCTAACATATACGCCTGTGGAGATATAACCTCTCCTCTGATGCTCGCTCACAAGTCCATGTATGAGGCGAAAGTTGCCATAAGCCATATACTCGGAGATAAAGACACGGTTAGGAATGAAAGACTTGTTCCTAAGATAATTTACTCCGCCTATGAAATCGCCAGTGTGGGTCTTACAGAAGACCAAGCGGAGGAAGAAGGCTATGAGGTAAAGGTAGGCGTGGTATCCTTTGTTCCTAATCCAAAGGCTATGGATGACGGAGAAAATGAAGGTTTTGTAAGGCTTGTGGCAAGTGAGGATGGAAAGATATTGGGTTGTCATATACTTGGTCCACATGCGGGAGAGCTTCTCCACCAAGTATTACACCTTATGAAGGCAGACCTTGGAGTGGACTTCCTTTCAAAAGCCATGTATTCTCATCCCTCTCTCTCGGAGTCTATAGTTCAAGCAGGCATGGAAGTGCACTTTGGACCCATAACCTGGGCAAAGAGGCATTAG
- a CDS encoding twitching motility protein encodes MNYLPHIVSYLSANEDITEIYLVPKAFIMERKGQKLIKVSDALLTPEDIRDTLVALRSHTTFALGPLGKEGMFSFGLQNVGRFRVKYITQRGSYVVHILKTPYNIPSLDKLCPNKNDLSRLEEIIRIYSSGFFVFQGRNHLLVNTFIYSFLQKVCDSYGKVIFILESPLTFLLRHGQSLVVQREVGVDVDTFEEGLKDAFYMNPNILFVGYREIIQPKELEYMLMLAENTLLILNLPAVDKAFIELSSSLLRAWVHVESGMEGTVCLSFKGTEPQAQENR; translated from the coding sequence ATGAATTACCTACCGCACATAGTTAGCTATCTGAGTGCCAACGAAGATATAACAGAGATATACCTCGTGCCAAAGGCTTTTATAATGGAAAGGAAAGGTCAAAAGCTCATAAAGGTATCTGATGCTCTTCTTACTCCAGAGGATATAAGGGATACCTTGGTAGCCCTTAGAAGCCACACAACCTTCGCTCTTGGACCCCTCGGGAAAGAGGGAATGTTTTCCTTTGGTCTTCAAAACGTGGGAAGGTTCAGAGTTAAATACATTACGCAGAGGGGTAGCTACGTGGTTCACATCCTAAAAACTCCTTACAATATACCGTCTCTTGATAAACTCTGTCCAAACAAAAACGACCTAAGCAGACTGGAAGAAATAATAAGGATTTATAGCTCTGGCTTCTTTGTTTTTCAGGGGAGAAACCATCTTTTAGTGAACACGTTTATATACTCCTTTTTGCAGAAGGTTTGTGATAGCTACGGTAAGGTCATATTCATCTTAGAATCCCCTCTTACTTTTCTCCTTAGACACGGGCAGTCCCTTGTAGTGCAGAGAGAGGTGGGTGTTGATGTGGATACATTTGAAGAGGGTTTGAAGGACGCTTTTTACATGAATCCTAACATACTCTTTGTGGGGTATAGAGAGATAATACAGCCTAAGGAGCTAGAATATATGCTTATGCTTGCGGAGAATACCTTACTTATACTCAATTTGCCTGCGGTTGACAAGGCTTTTATTGAGCTTTCCAGCTCCTTGCTAAGGGCGTGGGTGCATGTGGAAAGCGGTATGGAAGGAACAGTATGCTTAAGCTTCAAAGGCACAGAACCTCAGGCTCAGGAAAACCGTTAA
- a CDS encoding DsrE family protein yields the protein MDRRGFFKWISLFASVPLINKFAQASPQKLDMSQVKKDAEIGVVYHCDFPQEDRFRTMLRNIGNHLSVYDFNPMKIKIVVVAHGSGAKFFMKDLSGTPWEKENIRVQELYEEEKSLSTYGVDYLICNITLQRLRLDANKLHEFTKIVPSGVGIIGHLQAVERFAYIKVQ from the coding sequence ATGGACAGAAGAGGTTTTTTTAAGTGGATTTCTTTGTTTGCTTCTGTGCCTTTGATAAACAAATTTGCACAAGCATCGCCACAAAAACTTGATATGTCACAGGTCAAAAAAGATGCAGAGATAGGTGTTGTTTATCACTGTGATTTTCCTCAGGAGGATAGGTTTAGAACCATGCTTAGAAATATAGGGAATCATCTTTCTGTTTACGACTTCAATCCTATGAAAATAAAGATTGTGGTGGTAGCTCACGGTTCTGGAGCAAAGTTTTTCATGAAAGACCTATCAGGCACGCCTTGGGAAAAGGAAAACATAAGAGTCCAAGAACTATACGAGGAAGAGAAGTCTCTCTCCACATACGGTGTTGACTATCTTATATGTAATATAACTCTCCAAAGGTTGAGGCTTGATGCTAATAAACTGCACGAATTTACAAAGATAGTTCCCTCTGGTGTTGGGATAATAGGACATCTTCAGGCTGTTGAGCGGTTTGCCTACATAAAGGTTCAGTAG
- a CDS encoding cysteine desulfurase family protein, giving the protein MFVKKAGKRVVYLDHIATTPVAEEVLQAMLPYFREHFGNPTSLHSFGQVAKKAINEARGKLSALTNANSPEEFIFTSGGIEANNLAIKGIAEAYEKKGRHIITTEIEHHSILHPLKSLEKRGWEVTYLKPDKYGLIDPQQLADAVRPDTVLVSIGHSNREIGTIQNIKELVRAVKEKNPKVIFHTDACPTLGHYPVDLKDWGVDAASFTAHLMYGPKGVGALWTRKGVKIRPLIEGGTQERGVRAGTENVPGIVGFGAACELAMKELPDRMERLSLYRDRLKRGLEERLDMIEFTGHPTQRLPHHLSLIVHLIEGEAMLLRLDLMGIETASGSACVSLALKQSHVLFAVGVPKEVANGSIVFSFGRDNTDEDVDYVIEEFPKTVKLLRELSPFNPENWEQYVKGKK; this is encoded by the coding sequence ATGTTTGTTAAAAAAGCGGGTAAAAGGGTAGTTTACTTAGACCACATTGCAACAACGCCAGTAGCGGAAGAAGTCCTACAGGCTATGCTTCCCTACTTTAGAGAACACTTTGGAAACCCTACATCTCTGCATAGCTTTGGACAGGTGGCAAAAAAGGCTATAAACGAAGCAAGGGGAAAACTGTCAGCCCTTACAAACGCCAACAGTCCTGAGGAGTTTATCTTCACCTCTGGTGGTATAGAAGCCAACAACTTAGCTATAAAGGGTATAGCGGAAGCCTATGAAAAGAAGGGAAGGCATATAATTACCACGGAGATAGAACATCATTCCATATTGCACCCTCTAAAAAGCCTTGAGAAGAGGGGCTGGGAGGTAACCTACCTAAAGCCAGACAAATACGGACTTATAGACCCTCAGCAATTGGCGGATGCGGTCAGACCAGATACGGTTCTTGTAAGCATAGGGCATTCTAACAGGGAGATAGGGACTATACAAAACATAAAAGAGCTCGTAAGAGCAGTAAAGGAGAAAAACCCAAAGGTTATCTTCCACACGGACGCATGTCCCACCCTGGGACATTATCCTGTAGACCTAAAGGATTGGGGTGTAGATGCCGCCTCCTTTACCGCACACCTCATGTATGGACCTAAGGGTGTGGGTGCCTTGTGGACAAGAAAGGGCGTAAAGATAAGACCACTAATAGAGGGTGGAACTCAAGAAAGGGGTGTAAGGGCTGGAACGGAAAACGTGCCGGGTATAGTGGGCTTTGGTGCTGCCTGCGAGCTTGCCATGAAGGAACTGCCAGACAGAATGGAAAGGCTCTCCTTATACAGAGACAGGCTAAAGAGGGGTCTTGAAGAAAGGCTTGATATGATAGAGTTTACGGGGCATCCCACGCAAAGGCTACCGCATCATCTTTCTTTGATTGTCCACTTAATAGAAGGAGAAGCCATGCTCCTTAGGCTTGACCTTATGGGTATAGAGACAGCCTCTGGTTCTGCCTGCGTGTCTTTGGCTCTAAAGCAGTCTCATGTGCTTTTTGCGGTGGGTGTTCCCAAGGAAGTAGCCAACGGCTCTATAGTCTTTAGCTTTGGAAGGGATAACACGGATGAGGATGTGGACTATGTGATAGAGGAGTTTCCAAAGACGGTAAAACTTCTCAGAGAGCTATCACCCTTTAACCCAGAAAACTGGGAGCAGTATGTGAAGGGCAAGAAATGA